Part of the Cellulomonas hominis genome, AGCGGCCGGTCGAGGGCGTGGTCGCGCTCGACCTCCAGCGCGTTCGCCAGGGCCAGCAGCGGCGCGACGCTCGGCAGGAACACCGACGCCGTCTCGCCGCGCTTGCGGGCGCGCACGAACCGGCCGATGGCCTGCGCGAAGAACAGCGGCGTCGCGGCGCTCGTCGCGTACACGCCCACCGCGAGCCGCGGCACGTCGACGCCCTCGGACACCATGCGGACCGCGACGAGCCACCGGTCGTCGGACGCCGAGAACTCGTCGATCCGGGCGCTCGCGCCGTCGTCGTCGGACAGCACGACCGTCGGCGACTTCCCGGTGAGCCGCGCGAGGTGCCCGGCGTAGGCGCGCGCGTCCGTCTGGTCCGTGGCGATCACCATGGCGCCGGCGTCCGGCACCGAGCGGCGGACCTCGGTCAGGCGCCGGTCGGCGGCCGCCAGCACCGACGGGATCCACTCGCCCTCGGGGTTGAGGGCCGTGCGCCACGCCTGGGCGGTCATGTCCTTGGTCAGCGGCTCCCCGAGCCGGGCGCTGATCTCGTCGCCGGCCTTCGTCCGCCAGCGCATCGACCCCGAGTACGTGAGGAACAGCACCGGCCGGACCACGTGGTCCCGCAGCGCCTCGGAGTACCCGTAGGTGTAGTCGGCCTTGCTGCGCCGGATGCCGTCCGCCCCGCGCTCGTACTCGACGAACGGGATCGCCGCGGTGTCCGACCGGAACGGCGTCCCGGTCAGCGACAGCCGCCGGGTCGCGCCCTCGAAGGCCTCGCGGACCGCGTCGCCCCACGACAGCGCGTCACCGCCGTGGTGCACCTCGTCGAGGATCACGAGCGTCGGCGCGGCCGTCGTGCGGGCGGCGTGCAGGGCCGGCTTCGCCGCGACGCCCGCGTAGGTCAGCGCGACGCCGTCGAACCCGTGCCCGTGCCGGCCCTGGGCGTTCTTGAAGTTGGGGTCCAGCTTGATGCCCACCCGCGCGGCGGCGTCGGCCCACTGGTGCTTGAGGTGCTCCGTCGGCGCGACGACGGTCACCCGGCGCACGATCCCGGCCTGCAGCAGCTCGGTGGCGATCCGCAGCGCGAACGTCGTCTTGCCCGCGCCCGGCGTCGCGACGGCGAGGAAGTCCCGCGGCGCGGTCGTCAGGTACTGCTCCAGCGCCTCGGCCTGCCAGGCACGCAGCTTCCCCGCCGTCCCCCACGGCGCACGCCCCGGGAACGCCGGCGGCAGGTGCGAGGCAGCCGACGTGGAGGCGTGCGAGGCGGATGCGGACGACGGGCGGTCCGCGGCGGTCACTGTCCGCCGGAGGAGTCGCCCGAACCCTTGCCGCGGCCGAAGCCCCAGCGGCGTCCCCCGCCGCCGCCCGCCCCGGGCCCGTCGTCGCCGTCCTGCGGCTCGCGGAGGCCCTCGTAGATCTCCTTGCACACCGGGCAGACGGGGAACTTGTTCGGGTCCCGGCCCGGGACCCACACCTTCCCGCAGAGCGCGACCACGGGCTTGCCGGACATCGCCGACTCCATGATCTTCTCCTTGCGCACGTAGTGCGCGAAGCGCTCGTGGTCGCCCGGCTCGACGGCCTGGGTCTCCTCGACCCGCTCGAGCAGGCCGGTCGCCCCGCCGCCCGTGCCGGGGTCCGAGAGTCGGTCCGGTTCGGCGTTCGGAGGCAGGGGCTCACTCATGCCGCCCATCGTACGTCCCCCCTCGGACACCCCCCGGGCCCGGGCGTGGGCCCGGGCCCGAGGTCGTCGGTTGCGCCTGCCGGACGGGGTGCGCAACCGACGACCTCGGGCGGAACCGTCGACCTCGCCGGAACCACCGGTCGGGGCGGTCAGCGGGGCCGGCTCGCCAGGGCGCGGGCCACGCGCGCCGACAGCCCTGCCGGGTCGCGGAGGTCCGGCCATGTCGCGCGGAGCACACGCCAGCCCTCGTCCTCGATCGCGTCCTGGCGCTGCTTCTCGGCGAACACCACCTCCGGCGCCGTCCCGCCGAAGGCGCCGGAGTACTTCACGAGCCCGTCGAACTCGAGCGCGACCCGTCGAGCGGGCCAGGCGAGGTCGACGAAGAACCGCCCGCGCCGGGTTGCGACCTCCACCTGCAGGTCGGGTGCGGGCACACCGCCGGACAGCAGCGCCAGCCGCGTGAGCGTCTCCCCCGGCGACTGCGCGCGTCCGTCGGCCGACGCGAGGATCTCCCGCGCCCGCGCCACCCCGCGCCCGCCGGACCGTGAGGCGAGCACGGTGGCGGACTCGCCGGGGTCCAGACCGAGACGCAGCGCGGAGTCCGCGATCACGAGCGCCCGGTCGGCCGGGAGCGAGCACGCGCAGTCGACGACGGTCCGCGCGAGGCTCGTCACGGGCAGCCCGCCGACCTCCGCCCGCTCGTGCGCCGGCAGGTCGGTGTGGTGCCGCACCACGGGGTCGTCACCGCGCGAGCGCGGCCGGGTCGCCTGGGTGACGTGGACGAGCCCGCTGAGGCCGACGGTGTCGCAGCCCCAGAGCAGCGCGGCGGACTCGTGGCTGAACCACTTCGCCACCTGCAGCTGCGCGTGCACCGCCCGGATGCGGGCCAGAGCCAGCGCGCGCCGGTCGCGCGCCGGCCCCTGCGAGGGCAGCCGCGCCACGTACGCCCCTCGACGCACCCGTTCCAGCCCCGCACGCGTCCGCAGCCGCCCCCCGCCGGGCGGGGCGTCACGGACCAGCAGCACCGGGTTCGGTTTCTCGGAGGTCATCCCCCGACCATGCCCGCCCGTAGCCCCGAACGGGCCGCCCCGCCTCGATCTGTGGATGACGCACGCCCAGGTCGTCGGTTGCGCCGCTCAGAGGGGGTGCGCAACCGACGACCTCGGGCGGAACCGACGACCTCGTGCTTCCGGGGCGACCCCCGCGCGCTCAGGTGCGGAGGATGCTCGACAGGCGCTTTCCGCGGGCCAGCTCGTCCACGAGCTTGTCCATGTACCGGATCTTCTGCATCAGCGGGTCCTCGATCTGCTCGACCCGCACGCCGCACACCACGCCCGTGATGAGCGCCGCGTCCGGGTTCAGGCCGGGGGCCTGCGCGAAGAACGTCTCCAGGTCCCGCTCGTCGCCCACCGCCTCCGCGAGGCCGGCCTCGTCGTACCCGGTCAGCCACGTGAGGACGGTGTCGACCTCCTCGCGGGTGCGGCCCTTGCGCTCGGCCTTCTGCACGTAGAGCGGGTAGATCGACCCGAACGGCGTGCCGAAGATCCGGTGCCCGGCCATCAGATGCCCTGCCAGTCCGGCTTCGCCGCGAACGTCTCGCGGTAGTAGGAGGCGAGCTGCAGGCGGCTCGCGGCGGCCTCGTCGACGAGGACGGTGGTGTGCGGGTGGTGCTGCAGCACGGTGCCCGGCCACATGGCGCTGACGGAGCCCTCGACGATCTGGTGCACGGCCTCGGCCTTGTGCTTGCCGGTGGCGAGCAGCAGGAGGTGCCGGGCGGACATGATCGTCGCGAGCCCCTGCGTGAGGCAGTGCGTCGGGACGCGGGACACGTCGCCGTCGAAGAACCGGGCGTTGTCCTCGCGGGTCTGCCGGGTGAGCGTCTTGATCCGGGTGCGGGACGCGAGGGACGAGCCGGGCTCGTTGAACGCGATGTGCCCGTCGGTGCCGACGCCGAGCAGCTGCACGTCGACGCCGCCGGAGGCCGCGATGGCCGCCTCGTACGCGGCGCACGCGGCGGGCAGGTCCTCGGCGAGGCCGTCGGGGCCGTGCACGTCGGCCGGGTCGATGTCGACGCGGGACGCGAACTCGGTCTCGATGACGTTGCGGTAGCGCTCGGGGTGGTCGGCGGGCAGGCCGACGTACTCGTCCAGCATGAAGGCGCGCACGCCGGCGAAGGACAGGCCCTCCTCGGTGTGCCGGCGCGCGAGCTCGTCGTACACCGCCAGCGGGCTGGAGCCGGTGGCCACGCCGAGCACGGCGCGGCCCCCCTCCGCCGCGCGGGCGCGCAGCACCCGCTCGATCGCGTCCGCCGCGAGCCGGGCCAGCTCGGGCCCGGGTGCGATGACGACCTCCATCAGGACTCCTTCCGTCCGACCAGTGCGGCACCCACGGCGCCCACCGGCACTCCGCGCGGGGCGAGGGTGACCCGCTCCGCCATCTGCATCGCGGCCAGGAACGCCGAGTCCCGGGCCTGCCGGTCCAGCTCGGCGCGGACGACCTCGAGCAGCGGGTCGCCGAGCTCGCTCACCCCGCCGCCGATGACCACGTGCGCCACGTCGGTGGTCAGCAGCAGCACCCGCACGGCCGCGGCGACGGCCTCCGCGAACCGGCTGCGCACGGCCAGCGCGCCGTGGTCGCCCGCGGCGGCCGCCGCGAACAGCGCGACGGGTGCGGGGCGGTCGTCCGGCGACGGCCAGGCGGCGCCCAGCGCACTCCCGGAAGCGTACTGCTCGAGGCAGCCGCGCTGGCCGCAGGGGCAGGGCAGCCCGCCGGGCACGTGCACGAGGTGCCCGATCTCCCCCGCGACGCCGCTGGCACCCCGGCGCAGCCGGCCGTCGAGCACCAGCCCCGCGGCGAGCCCCGTCCCGAGCGCGAGGAACGCGAGGTCCGGCGCCGTGTCGGGCAGCAGGTGCGCCGCCCCCAGCGCCGCGACGTTGAGGTCGTTCTCCAGCCGGACCGGCACCCCGCCGAGCGCGGCGGAGACCCGGTCGGCGAGCGGGAACGCGCCCTGGATGCCGAGGTTCACGGCGTGCTCGACGCGCCCGGTCGAGGGATCGACGATCCCGGGCAGCCCGATGCCGACGCCGTCCAGGTCGTCCGGCGCGAGCCCGGCCTCGTCGAGCAGCCGGCGCACGGCCTGCGCCGCGGTGGCGGCGACCGCGAGGGACCCGCGCTGCGACTCCAGCCGCAGCCCGGGACCGCTCGTGCCGTCGGGGGCGACGAGCACCCCGAGCGTCTTGGTCCCGCCGACGTCGAGCCCGACGGACCAGCCGGTACCCGGCCCGGTGGCGGGGGCGCCCGCCGCCGGGACCGTCATCACCTCGTCCACGTCAGCCCTTCACCGCTCCGGACACGAGCCCCGAGGTCATCCTGCCCTGCACGATGAGGAAGAAGATGATCACCGGGACCGCGATCAGCGTGGACGCGGCCATGACCTCGCCCCAGTCGACGCCCCGGTTCGCGCTGGCGGCCAGGAACGACCGCAGCCACAGGGGCAGCGTGCGCGCGGACTCCGCGGGCAGGGCGACCAGCGCGACGGTGAACTCGTTCCAGGCCTGCAGGAACGCGTACACGCCGGAGGCGACCAGCCCGGGGGCCAGCAGCGGGAACGTGATCCGGATGAACGCCTTCGTGCGGGACAGGCCGTCCACCATGGCGGCCTCCTCCAGCTCGATGGGCACGCCGGCGACGAAGCCCCGGAGCATCCAGATCGTGAACGGCACGACGGCCGCGGTGTAGAGCACCGAGACGCCGATGACGCTGTTCAGCAGGTTCGCGGACGAGAGCATCTTGTACTGCGCGATGAACAGGCCCTCGGCGGGCAGCATCTGCACGAACAGGACGGCGATGACGAACGTCAGGCGCCCGCGGAACCGGAACCGGCTGATGGCCAGCGCCGCGAGGAACGCGAACACGAGGACCGCCACGACCGTGGTGCCGGTGATCGCCAGGCTCATCCGCAGCGCGGAGGCGAACGAGTCGCCGTCGAGCACCGAGCGGAAGTTGCCGAGCGTCGGGCTGGTCGGCAGGAAGGAGGGCGTCGCGGACCGCAGCCGGGCGTTCGGCGTCAGCGCGGACAGCACCATCCAGTAGACCGGGAACGCCCAGAGCAGGGCGACCAGGACGGCGACGGCGCCGAGCGCGACGCGGCCGAGGCGGCGGGTGAGGCGCGGCCCGGTGGCGCGCCGGCCGGGGGTGCCGGCCGGGGCGGCGGGGGTGCCGGCCCGGGCGGGGCCGGCGGCGACGGGGCCGGGCGTCGAGGTGGTGGCGCTCATCGGTCCTCCTTCAGCAGGCTGCGGACGTACGGCCAGCTCAGCAGGACGGTGAGCGCGAGCACGAAGATGGAGACGGCCGCGGCGCCGGCGAAGTCCTGCCGGCCGATGCCCAGCTCGTAGATGAAGTTGCCCAGCAGGTTCGTCTCGCTGACGGGCGCGCCGCTGTCCTGCAGCAGCCGGATCTGCGCGAACACCCGCAGGTCCCAGATGATCTGCAGCAGCAGCACGATGGACAGCACGGGGCGGACCAGCGGCATGGTGACGTGCCAGAAGATCTGCGCGGGCCGGGCGCCGTCGATGCGGGCGGCCTCGAGCACCTCGTCGGACACCTGGGTCAGCGCGGCGTACACCGACAGCGCGACGAACGGCACCGACATCCAGACGATGACGACGGTCGCGACGAAGAAGAACGACAGCGGCTGCGCGAGCCACGAGTGCCCGTCGAACGAGTCGAAGCCCATCTGGACGAGCAGCCAGTTGATGACGCCGGTGCGCCAGTCGAACAGCCACTTCCAGACGGTCACCGCGGCGACCAGCGGCATGGCCCATGCGAGCAGCAGGGACACCTGGAGCACGACCCGGACGACGGGGTGCACGGCCTTCATCAGCAGCGCGAACAGGATGCCGATCCCGACGGTGACGAAGGCGTTGACCAGGCAGAACACGATCGAGCGGACGACGACGGCCCAGAGCGCGTCGTCGGTGAAGATGCGGGCGTAGTTGTCGAGCCCGACGAACGTGGGCGGCTGCCCGAACTGCTGGGCCAGGCCGAACTCCTGCAGCGACGTGACCACCTGCCAGAACAGCGGGTAGCCCATCCCGAGGGCCAGCACGGCGACGGCCGGCACGAGCAGGACGTAGGGGGTGGTGCGGGGGCCGCGGCGCCGGCGGGCGGCGGGCGCGGGGGCGGCGGGCGGCGCGGGGCGCGCCTCGGTCGTGGACATGGGACCTCTCCTGACGGGCGACGAGCCGGACCGCGCCGGCCGCGGGGCGTGAGGGCCCCGCGGCCGGCGGAGGGTCACTTGCCGTTCAGCATCGGCGTGATCTGCTCGTCGTACTGCGCGGCGAGCTCGGTCACGTCACCGCCCTCGGCGATCTTCTGGAACAGCTCCTCGTAGACGAACGCCGCCTCGACCGCGGCCCAGCCCGGCGCCGCCGGGGTGAGCTTGGACGCGGCAGCCGTCTCGATCATCGTGGAGGCGAACTCGTCGTCGCCGAGCGCGTCGACGTACTCCTTGTTCGCCGGACCCAGGCCGTTCTCGCCGAGCATCTGCTGGTACTCGGGCGAGAAGATGATCCGCAGCAGGTTCTCGGAGAGCTCCGGGTGCTGGGACTTCGCCGAGATCGCGATGTTCGAGCCGCCCGCGAACACCGGCGCGAGGCCGCCGTCCGCGCCCGGCAGGGCGAAGATGCCGAACTTGTTCGTGTCGGCCATCCCGTCGCGGACCTCCTCACCGTCGTCGTTCGTGGTGAGGTCGCCGATCGACCAGCGCGCCCAGCCCGGGGCCATGATCGTCGCGGCGGCCGGCGCGGCGCCGTCCGTCCCGTCGTTCAGGAAGTCCCAGTACGCCACGTCGCGCTCGGTGGCCGGCACGTTCGACGAGCCCTGGTACACGGCCTGCCACTGCTCGAGGCCCGCGATGGTCTTCGGGTCGGACAGCGTGGAGGTCCACTCGCCGCCGTCCTCGGTGGCGAGCTCGCCGCCGTTGGCGAAGACCCACGAGATGCCGTTGCGCCAGTCCTGGCCGCCGATCGCGAAGCCCGACTGGCTGTCGGTGCGGAGCTTCGTCACGTCCTCGGCGAACTCCGCGAGGGTCGTCGGGGGCTCCATGCCCGCCGCCGACCAGATGTCCTTGCGGTAGAACATGTAGCGCGAGCCGAAGTAGTACGGCAGCGCGAAGTTCTTGCCGTCCGCCTTGCCGACCTCGACGAAGGACTGGAGCAGGTTGTCGCCGCCCAGCTCGTCGTACAGCGGGGTCAGGTCGCGGAACGCGCCGACCGTGGTGAACGTCGGCGACTGCGTGTTGCCGATCTCCACGACGTCGGGGGAGTTCTCGGCGTCCGGCAGCGCGGTGGTGAGCTTCGTGACCAGGTCGCCCCAGTCCTGCTCCTCGATCGTGAGCGTCGAGCCGGGGTTCTCCTCCTCGAAGGTCGTCTTGAGGTAGTCGCGGAGCTCGTCGGGCGTGTCCGCGCCCGCGAGCCAGAGGGTGATGTCGGCGGCCTCGGGCGTGCCGTCCGAGGTGGTCGACGGGTCGTCGCCGCCCGACGAGCAGGCGGTCAGCACGAGCGCCGCCGCCACACCGACGGCTGCCATCCGTACGATCTTCACGTTGGTGTTCCTCCCTGATGCGAGGCGAGGCCCGTCCGGGCGTCGCCGGGGTGGTGATACCGGCACTGCAAGCGGTCGGCTCGGGGTCGTCACGTGACCCCGAGCTGACCGGACAGCACGAGCGCCGCGGCGCCGGAGAGCGCCCCGTCCTCGTCCAACGAGCCCATCCGCAGCACGAGGTCCTGCCCCAGCAGGGGCATGGTCCGGGCCCGGACGGTGGCGAGCGCCTCCACCCTCAGGGCCCCGTCCAGCAGCTCCGGGGGACCCGAGAGCAGCACCTCGGCGAGGTTGAGCGCACTGACGACGGGAGCGAGGGCGATGCCCAGCTTCCGTCCGACCGACGCGAGCACCGCGTCGGACTCCTGGGGGCTGCGACCGGCGGTGGCGCGGCGCAGCGCGGGCAGGGAGAGCAGGGTCTCCAGGCAGCCGGCGCGCCCGCACGCGCACGGCAGGGGCAGCGGGTCGCCGGCCCGCACGTCGCGGTCGTCGACGACGGTGACGTGCCCGATCTCGCCGGCCGCGTGCGCCCGGCCGCGCACGAGCGCGCCGTCCAGCACGATGCCGGCGCCGACGCCCTGGCCGACGGTGACGACCATGAGGCCGGTGCCGGTGGCGCCGCCGTAGGTGTACTCCCCCAGCGCGTGCGTGTTCGCGTCGTTCGCGACCTGCACCGGCAGGCCGAGCCGCTCGGTGAGCAGGGCGGCGAGCGGCAGGTCGTACCAGCCCCGGTTGGGGGCGGCGACGACGAACCCGGACGAGTCGATGACGCCGGGCGAGCCGACGCCGACGCCCACCACGGGGCGGTCCGCGGCGGCCAGCAGCTCGCGGCACAGGTCCTCGAGCACGCCGACGGCGTCGTCCCCGGTGCGCCCGTCGAGCGAGACGGCGCGCCGGGCGACGACGGTCCCCGTGAGCGTCATGACGGCCCCGCGCAGGCTGGCGTCGTCGGCCAGGTCGACGGCCACGACCTGGTGGTCCTCGGTGCGCATCCCGACCAGGGTCGCGGGCTTGCCGACGCGCCCCTCGGGCCGGATGCCGAGCTCCGCGACCAGGCCCTCGGCGATGAGCACGGAGACCAGGTCGGAGACGGTGACCCGGGTCAGGCCGGTGCTGCGCGCGAGGTCGGCGCGGGACGACGGGCCCTGGTGGAACAGGTGCTGGAGGACCATCGCGCGGTTGTGCGCCCGGGCGTGCTCGGGCAGCACCTTCGCCGTGGGCCGGAGCGTCCGTCCCACACCCCTCGGTGCGGGGCCGGCGGACCGCGTCGTCGTGGTCATGTTTGTTAGTAGACCTTCCTTACTAATCCGCGTCAAGGAGTTCCCGTGACCGTGACCACATCGTGACCGGGGGTTCACCGCCTCGACACACCGCGACGCCCGGGACCCAGGTCCCGCCGGGAATGCCCCGGTCCGCCCCCGCCTTGCACCGGCATGGAGCTCGGTCTGTACACCTTCGGCGACATCCACCCCGACCCGGTCACCGGCGCGCGCACCTCCCCCGCGCAGCGGCTGCGGGACGTCCTGGAGCGGGTCCGGCTCGCGGAGCAGGTCGGCCTCGACCACGTCGGCGTCGGCGAGCACCACCGCCCCGACTACGCGATCTCCTCCCCCGCGACCGTGATCGCCGCCGCCCTGGCGCAGACCGAGCGGATCAGCGTCGGCAGCGCCGTGACCGTGCTGTCCACCGAGGACCCGGTCCGCGTCCACCAGCAGTTCGCGACGATGGACCTGCTGTCCGGCGGCCGGGTCGAGCTCCTGGCCGGGCGCGGGTCGTTCATCGAGTCCTACCCGCTGTTCGGGGCCTCCCTCGACGACTACGACGAGCTGTTCGAGGAGAAGATCCGCCTGCTGCTGCGGATCGACCGCGGCAACCCCGTCACCTGGTCCGGCCGGTTCCGCCCGCCGCTGCACGCCGCCGAGGTGCTGCCCCGGCCGCTCGACAAGCCCGGCCTCGGCGAGCACCTGCGGATCGCGATCGCCACCGGCGGCAACCCCGCGTCGTCCGAGCGCGCCGGCCGCCTGGGCCTGCCCGTGTCC contains:
- a CDS encoding DEAD/DEAH box helicase, with protein sequence MTAADRPSSASASHASTSAASHLPPAFPGRAPWGTAGKLRAWQAEALEQYLTTAPRDFLAVATPGAGKTTFALRIATELLQAGIVRRVTVVAPTEHLKHQWADAAARVGIKLDPNFKNAQGRHGHGFDGVALTYAGVAAKPALHAARTTAAPTLVILDEVHHGGDALSWGDAVREAFEGATRRLSLTGTPFRSDTAAIPFVEYERGADGIRRSKADYTYGYSEALRDHVVRPVLFLTYSGSMRWRTKAGDEISARLGEPLTKDMTAQAWRTALNPEGEWIPSVLAAADRRLTEVRRSVPDAGAMVIATDQTDARAYAGHLARLTGKSPTVVLSDDDGASARIDEFSASDDRWLVAVRMVSEGVDVPRLAVGVYATSAATPLFFAQAIGRFVRARKRGETASVFLPSVAPLLALANALEVERDHALDRPLTAEEQGEGYNPEDALVADANRSEKASDALQGTFEALEAQASFDRVLFDGGEFGTGADVGSEEELDFLGLPGLLDADQVTTLLRQRQASQLNAKKGKGQPGPDRAEMDHRRQAELRKELSQLVGAWSRRSGQPHGAVHAELRRRCGGPEVPLADPAQLEARVAMVRGWFVGKR
- a CDS encoding DUF3039 domain-containing protein, producing MSEPLPPNAEPDRLSDPGTGGGATGLLERVEETQAVEPGDHERFAHYVRKEKIMESAMSGKPVVALCGKVWVPGRDPNKFPVCPVCKEIYEGLREPQDGDDGPGAGGGGGRRWGFGRGKGSGDSSGGQ
- a CDS encoding DUF2200 domain-containing protein, whose amino-acid sequence is MAGHRIFGTPFGSIYPLYVQKAERKGRTREEVDTVLTWLTGYDEAGLAEAVGDERDLETFFAQAPGLNPDAALITGVVCGVRVEQIEDPLMQKIRYMDKLVDELARGKRLSSILRT
- the nagB gene encoding glucosamine-6-phosphate deaminase produces the protein MEVVIAPGPELARLAADAIERVLRARAAEGGRAVLGVATGSSPLAVYDELARRHTEEGLSFAGVRAFMLDEYVGLPADHPERYRNVIETEFASRVDIDPADVHGPDGLAEDLPAACAAYEAAIAASGGVDVQLLGVGTDGHIAFNEPGSSLASRTRIKTLTRQTREDNARFFDGDVSRVPTHCLTQGLATIMSARHLLLLATGKHKAEAVHQIVEGSVSAMWPGTVLQHHPHTTVLVDEAAASRLQLASYYRETFAAKPDWQGI
- a CDS encoding ROK family protein, with product MDEVMTVPAAGAPATGPGTGWSVGLDVGGTKTLGVLVAPDGTSGPGLRLESQRGSLAVAATAAQAVRRLLDEAGLAPDDLDGVGIGLPGIVDPSTGRVEHAVNLGIQGAFPLADRVSAALGGVPVRLENDLNVAALGAAHLLPDTAPDLAFLALGTGLAAGLVLDGRLRRGASGVAGEIGHLVHVPGGLPCPCGQRGCLEQYASGSALGAAWPSPDDRPAPVALFAAAAAGDHGALAVRSRFAEAVAAAVRVLLLTTDVAHVVIGGGVSELGDPLLEVVRAELDRQARDSAFLAAMQMAERVTLAPRGVPVGAVGAALVGRKES
- a CDS encoding carbohydrate ABC transporter permease, producing MSATTSTPGPVAAGPARAGTPAAPAGTPGRRATGPRLTRRLGRVALGAVAVLVALLWAFPVYWMVLSALTPNARLRSATPSFLPTSPTLGNFRSVLDGDSFASALRMSLAITGTTVVAVLVFAFLAALAISRFRFRGRLTFVIAVLFVQMLPAEGLFIAQYKMLSSANLLNSVIGVSVLYTAAVVPFTIWMLRGFVAGVPIELEEAAMVDGLSRTKAFIRITFPLLAPGLVASGVYAFLQAWNEFTVALVALPAESARTLPLWLRSFLAASANRGVDWGEVMAASTLIAVPVIIFFLIVQGRMTSGLVSGAVKG
- a CDS encoding carbohydrate ABC transporter permease: MSTTEARPAPPAAPAPAARRRRGPRTTPYVLLVPAVAVLALGMGYPLFWQVVTSLQEFGLAQQFGQPPTFVGLDNYARIFTDDALWAVVVRSIVFCLVNAFVTVGIGILFALLMKAVHPVVRVVLQVSLLLAWAMPLVAAVTVWKWLFDWRTGVINWLLVQMGFDSFDGHSWLAQPLSFFFVATVVIVWMSVPFVALSVYAALTQVSDEVLEAARIDGARPAQIFWHVTMPLVRPVLSIVLLLQIIWDLRVFAQIRLLQDSGAPVSETNLLGNFIYELGIGRQDFAGAAAVSIFVLALTVLLSWPYVRSLLKEDR
- a CDS encoding extracellular solute-binding protein yields the protein MAAVGVAAALVLTACSSGGDDPSTTSDGTPEAADITLWLAGADTPDELRDYLKTTFEEENPGSTLTIEEQDWGDLVTKLTTALPDAENSPDVVEIGNTQSPTFTTVGAFRDLTPLYDELGGDNLLQSFVEVGKADGKNFALPYYFGSRYMFYRKDIWSAAGMEPPTTLAEFAEDVTKLRTDSQSGFAIGGQDWRNGISWVFANGGELATEDGGEWTSTLSDPKTIAGLEQWQAVYQGSSNVPATERDVAYWDFLNDGTDGAAPAAATIMAPGWARWSIGDLTTNDDGEEVRDGMADTNKFGIFALPGADGGLAPVFAGGSNIAISAKSQHPELSENLLRIIFSPEYQQMLGENGLGPANKEYVDALGDDEFASTMIETAAASKLTPAAPGWAAVEAAFVYEELFQKIAEGGDVTELAAQYDEQITPMLNGK
- a CDS encoding ROK family transcriptional regulator; translation: MTTTTRSAGPAPRGVGRTLRPTAKVLPEHARAHNRAMVLQHLFHQGPSSRADLARSTGLTRVTVSDLVSVLIAEGLVAELGIRPEGRVGKPATLVGMRTEDHQVVAVDLADDASLRGAVMTLTGTVVARRAVSLDGRTGDDAVGVLEDLCRELLAAADRPVVGVGVGSPGVIDSSGFVVAAPNRGWYDLPLAALLTERLGLPVQVANDANTHALGEYTYGGATGTGLMVVTVGQGVGAGIVLDGALVRGRAHAAGEIGHVTVVDDRDVRAGDPLPLPCACGRAGCLETLLSLPALRRATAGRSPQESDAVLASVGRKLGIALAPVVSALNLAEVLLSGPPELLDGALRVEALATVRARTMPLLGQDLVLRMGSLDEDGALSGAAALVLSGQLGVT
- a CDS encoding LLM class flavin-dependent oxidoreductase; this translates as MELGLYTFGDIHPDPVTGARTSPAQRLRDVLERVRLAEQVGLDHVGVGEHHRPDYAISSPATVIAAALAQTERISVGSAVTVLSTEDPVRVHQQFATMDLLSGGRVELLAGRGSFIESYPLFGASLDDYDELFEEKIRLLLRIDRGNPVTWSGRFRPPLHAAEVLPRPLDKPGLGEHLRIAIATGGNPASSERAGRLGLPVSYAIIGGRPADFAGLVQLYRRAHEEAGHDPATRRVEVAGIGYVADDAKAAREFFFPYWLDSMRRIAAERGFAIPNRIAFESQAARGGAYFVGSPEEVAERIVALHGVLGHDRQIFQMDLSGVPQRESLRAIELLGTRVAPLVREALGG